The Candidatus Desulfovibrio trichonymphae region TGGCTCATGACGCCGGAGCCGCACATCAGCGCAAGGCCGAAGGCTATTCCCAGGGCATAGGCTTGGGGATCGTGCACGATTTTTGTAAAAAAGCGCGCGGGTGGTATGATGTTGCGGCGGGAAGGCAGAAGGGCTTCCGTCCGGGTGCAGGCCCATCTCTTCTGGCGTGTCCCGTATGAGCAGCCAAGATGCTGGCGCCAGCAGCAGGGTGGCCGCGCCTAGAATCATGTAGGCAGTTTGCATGCCGAATGTGTTGATCAGCGGTAGGGCGATCAGCGGCAGCACCGCACCGGAAAGGGACGTGCCCGCGTTGACAAGACCGAATGCCCTGCCGCGGTAGCGGGAAAACCAGTTGCTGACCAGTGCGTTGCCCACAACGCCGCCGCAGGCCTGTGTTGACACCCAAACCACGGTGAACAGCCCTGTGAACACCCATATATTATGACTGAAGCCCAAAAAAAATGTGACGCAACCGCCCGCCAGCGCGCCGAGAGCCATCAACGCCCGCAGCGGGAAGCGGGCAGAAAGCCCGACCATCACCGGCATGGCTATCTGCGAGGCCAGAGCGGCAATTACCCATGCCGGCGTTTATCGCGTCTCGTGACCAGCCGTTCACCTCGCA contains the following coding sequences:
- a CDS encoding MFS transporter, which produces MPVMVGLSARFPLRALMALGALAGGCVTFFLGFSHNIWVFTGLFTVVWVSTQACGGVVGNALVSNWFSRYRGRAFGLVNAGTSLSGAVLPLIALPLINTFGMQTAYMILGAATLLLAPASWLLIRDTPEEMGLHPDGSPSAFPPQHHTTRALFYKNRARSPSLCPGNSLRPCADVRLRRHEPAQAVFRGCRALPRIRPLYWRACPLCAPPLLNTSGAGCATDSQP